A portion of the Sphaerochaeta pleomorpha str. Grapes genome contains these proteins:
- a CDS encoding tripartite tricarboxylate transporter substrate-binding protein, which yields MRNRFALVLLLLLLVPVFVFAQGGTEKSTSASGNYFDSTVKIIIPYGAGGTHDVVSRKFAEVGSKYTKAPIVCENVTGGDGIVAATLYTKKDRNVKELLTTSYGLWYQKIVKGDAIKLDLDELHPIGTFDDRSYLLYVRANSSYQTLEDLIAESKTREIVCSAGAVGSDAHLCFGGLINQAGGKSRIASYEGGAEQINALINGEVDCFVGTPQVGQQYLETGKVRALTCFKDFDYEGFKDSLGIVVPNCSDAGYPSSAITGGGFLSVRTGADPQIVADVEELMKKVWADPDFRNYTVEIGLNVYEIYGEQLQAHIKEAGVNATAAAKSLGLLK from the coding sequence ATGAGAAACCGTTTTGCGCTTGTTCTGCTATTGCTCTTATTGGTTCCTGTGTTTGTCTTTGCACAGGGTGGTACTGAAAAATCTACGTCTGCAAGTGGTAATTATTTTGATTCTACCGTCAAGATTATCATACCTTATGGGGCTGGTGGTACCCATGATGTAGTGTCCAGAAAGTTTGCTGAAGTAGGCTCAAAATATACCAAAGCCCCGATTGTCTGTGAGAATGTCACCGGTGGAGATGGTATTGTTGCCGCAACCCTGTACACAAAGAAAGATAGGAACGTGAAAGAATTGCTTACCACTTCCTATGGTTTGTGGTATCAGAAGATTGTAAAAGGCGATGCGATCAAGCTTGACCTGGACGAACTGCATCCGATCGGGACCTTTGATGACAGGAGTTACCTCCTCTATGTCAGAGCCAATTCATCCTACCAGACACTTGAAGACCTGATTGCCGAATCAAAAACCAGAGAGATCGTATGTTCTGCCGGCGCTGTCGGTTCAGACGCTCACCTCTGTTTTGGTGGTCTTATCAACCAGGCCGGTGGCAAAAGCCGCATTGCTTCCTATGAAGGCGGAGCAGAGCAGATTAATGCATTGATCAACGGAGAAGTTGACTGTTTCGTGGGAACCCCCCAGGTTGGCCAGCAGTACTTGGAGACCGGCAAGGTCCGTGCCCTTACCTGTTTCAAAGACTTTGACTACGAAGGATTCAAGGATAGCCTTGGTATCGTTGTTCCCAACTGTAGCGATGCCGGTTACCCCAGTTCTGCTATCACAGGCGGCGGTTTCCTCAGTGTCAGAACCGGTGCTGACCCTCAGATTGTTGCCGATGTCGAGGAATTGATGAAAAAAGTATGGGCCGATCCTGATTTCAGAAACTATACCGTTGAAATCGGTTTGAATGTCTACGAAATCTATGGTGAACAACTCCAGGCTCACATCAAGGAAGCTGGAGTAAATGCTACTGCTGCTGCTAAGTCCTTGGGATTGCTTAAATAA
- a CDS encoding carbohydrate ABC transporter permease has protein sequence MKFNGLHNYVKLLSDPTFRKALGNNIIWALCQGFIQVPLACLVAMILVRKPKGWKFLRTVYYLPNVISTVALAMVWVAIYNVTGPLNFILEKLFGMESKNWLGNPDTALFSVIFQTVIYIGYFMIVLLASAMNISRSLYEAAEIDGANTLQQEIHITLPMLRGSLITTMTLAMAYGMRHFESTFLMTGGGPAYSTTTMGIDLYLKMDALRYSEASTAGVFLILLGTVVITLLRKLFGKSDPMSDMAQ, from the coding sequence ATGAAATTCAACGGATTACACAACTATGTGAAATTACTCTCAGACCCTACTTTCAGAAAAGCCCTTGGAAACAACATCATCTGGGCTCTCTGCCAAGGTTTCATACAGGTTCCCCTTGCCTGTCTCGTTGCCATGATTCTTGTTCGTAAGCCGAAAGGCTGGAAATTCCTGAGGACGGTGTATTACCTTCCCAATGTAATCTCGACAGTAGCCTTGGCGATGGTCTGGGTTGCCATTTACAATGTCACAGGACCCTTGAATTTTATTTTGGAAAAACTGTTCGGCATGGAAAGCAAAAACTGGCTCGGGAATCCCGATACTGCCTTGTTTTCTGTTATTTTCCAGACCGTTATCTATATTGGTTACTTTATGATAGTTCTCCTTGCCTCTGCGATGAATATTTCCCGTTCCCTCTACGAAGCAGCAGAGATTGATGGGGCGAATACCCTGCAACAGGAGATTCATATCACCCTCCCCATGTTACGCGGAAGCCTGATCACTACCATGACGTTGGCAATGGCTTATGGAATGAGGCATTTTGAGTCCACCTTCCTGATGACAGGGGGAGGCCCTGCCTATTCGACAACCACCATGGGTATTGACCTGTACCTGAAGATGGATGCCCTGCGTTACAGCGAAGCTAGTACTGCCGGCGTATTCCTCATCTTGTTGGGTACGGTGGTCATTACGCTTCTCAGAAAGCTCTTCGGGAAATCTGACCCGATGAGCGATATGGCACAGTAG
- a CDS encoding transketolase: protein MLSSQALEQVQDFAKEIRKKTLYTIGNLGVGHIGGALSVVDILALLYAQEMQVDPKNPLWKNRDLLVLSKGHSGPALYATLALLGFFPLKELDTLNQGGTNLPSHCDRLKTPGIDMSTGSLGQGLSAACGLALSRRMDKNPCYTYAIIGDGESQEGQNWEAGMFASQYKLDHLIAFTDYNKLQIDGTTDDIMSLGDIEGKWKTFGWYVQRVNGHDYSAMHQAIENAKQQEGKPSMIILDTIKGKGAAFCEGLVSNHNMNFDLTVANKAIAELG, encoded by the coding sequence ATGCTTTCATCTCAGGCACTTGAACAAGTTCAGGATTTTGCAAAAGAAATCCGCAAGAAAACCCTGTATACCATTGGTAATCTAGGAGTCGGGCACATCGGAGGAGCACTGTCGGTTGTCGACATCCTTGCCCTCCTCTATGCGCAGGAAATGCAAGTGGATCCCAAAAACCCACTATGGAAGAACAGAGACCTTCTTGTCCTGTCCAAAGGACACAGCGGTCCTGCTTTATATGCAACCCTCGCCCTCCTTGGATTCTTCCCCCTAAAGGAACTCGATACACTCAACCAGGGTGGAACAAACCTTCCCAGCCATTGTGACCGGTTAAAGACACCAGGCATCGATATGTCCACAGGATCTCTCGGCCAAGGCCTTTCGGCAGCCTGTGGCCTTGCCCTTTCCAGAAGAATGGACAAGAATCCCTGCTATACCTATGCAATCATCGGAGACGGTGAGTCACAGGAAGGACAAAACTGGGAAGCCGGGATGTTTGCCTCCCAATATAAACTTGACCACCTCATCGCCTTTACCGATTACAACAAGCTCCAGATCGACGGGACCACCGACGATATCATGAGTCTTGGAGATATTGAAGGCAAGTGGAAAACCTTCGGCTGGTATGTACAGCGTGTCAACGGTCATGATTATTCGGCGATGCATCAGGCTATCGAGAATGCCAAACAACAGGAAGGGAAACCTTCAATGATCATCCTTGATACCATCAAGGGCAAGGGTGCGGCCTTCTGCGAAGGTTTGGTATCAAACCACAATATGAATTTTGATCTGACGGTAGCCAACAAGGCGATCGCCGAGCTCGGTTAA
- a CDS encoding transketolase family protein — protein sequence METKEMRAVYCDTLIDLASENPAIVVVEADLMKATGTMKFKDVYPQRSVDVGVAEANMVGVSAGLSADGKIPFAATFGCFASRRVFDQFFISANYAGLNVKLVGTDPGISAGFNGGTHMPFEDIGMMKLIPNLTILEPSDPVSLEALVRACAKHEGCTYMRLHRKAVKPIYAEGETFELGKGKVLLDGPDVTIIALGAILVPEALKAAGILKESGISAAVIDMHTVKPLDEELVLAYAQKTGRIVTAEDHQVSGGLGDSVANFLAKNHPTRMAMVGVQDEFGQVGTQAWLQQYYKMTAEEIALQAARLVKETN from the coding sequence ATGGAAACTAAAGAAATGCGTGCAGTATACTGTGATACCCTCATTGACCTGGCCAGTGAGAATCCTGCAATAGTAGTAGTAGAAGCTGACCTCATGAAGGCTACCGGCACCATGAAGTTCAAGGATGTCTATCCGCAGCGTAGTGTCGATGTCGGGGTGGCCGAGGCAAACATGGTCGGTGTCAGCGCTGGATTGAGTGCCGACGGAAAAATTCCCTTTGCCGCCACCTTCGGCTGCTTTGCTTCCCGCAGGGTATTCGACCAGTTCTTCATTTCGGCCAACTACGCCGGGCTGAATGTAAAGCTTGTAGGGACCGACCCTGGAATTTCGGCAGGTTTCAACGGCGGGACCCACATGCCGTTTGAAGATATCGGCATGATGAAGCTCATTCCAAACCTTACCATCCTCGAACCTTCCGACCCTGTCTCTCTGGAAGCTTTGGTACGTGCATGTGCCAAGCATGAGGGATGCACCTATATGCGTCTTCACCGCAAGGCTGTCAAACCTATCTATGCAGAAGGGGAAACCTTTGAACTGGGAAAGGGAAAGGTATTGCTGGACGGACCCGATGTAACCATCATTGCACTTGGGGCAATACTCGTCCCTGAGGCTCTCAAGGCTGCAGGAATCCTGAAGGAAAGCGGTATCTCGGCAGCAGTCATCGACATGCACACCGTAAAACCCCTTGACGAGGAACTGGTCCTTGCCTATGCACAGAAAACCGGCAGGATCGTAACGGCAGAAGACCACCAGGTAAGTGGGGGACTCGGCGATTCAGTTGCCAATTTCCTTGCAAAGAACCATCCTACCCGCATGGCAATGGTTGGTGTCCAAGATGAATTCGGACAGGTCGGAACCCAGGCCTGGTTGCAACAGTATTATAAAATGACAGCAGAGGAAATTGCCCTCCAGGCTGCCCGACTGGTCAAAGAAACCAACTAA
- a CDS encoding fucose isomerase codes for MSNSMNVLYVPVGVGTFDLVCAQDQFEKSIALLRNLYPEVIVPEEPLLTLAKLNAFLDANNPDFVIVQNITFANSAYVSEVLARFTCPLLLWTLTEPIVDGARLRLNSLTGAYSAANTMMLLGRNDFLYVLGGPEDTSVIAKVGQALAAVGLRYDLKGMKMSAIGHTPQGFGFGRALDSELLKTFSVRLESIEVRELMEKARSFKQGESDQYKTLMEESTCNCVECPRERMEDSAHLMHAYMDYVQENNIKALASRCWPDFFTSYGTPVCSVLSLLNDQGVASVCESDMYGALSQFVARNLTKKSSFFGDPVYMDEEAGTITYWHCGMAAPSLAQNKCACIGVHPNRKIGPVMDFACAPEEHVTIFRIGRKMDGTFRLFSTKGSALDVPKQFSGTSVVVKTDHDARAVVEKSVVDGWEPHFVVAYGDIQETLAMFAKIMHIEFCAY; via the coding sequence ATGTCGAATTCAATGAATGTCTTATATGTGCCTGTTGGTGTCGGTACTTTCGATTTGGTCTGTGCTCAGGATCAATTTGAAAAGTCTATTGCCCTGCTAAGAAACCTCTATCCGGAGGTAATTGTCCCTGAAGAGCCTTTGTTGACCCTTGCAAAACTGAATGCTTTTTTGGATGCCAATAATCCGGATTTTGTTATCGTACAGAATATTACGTTCGCAAATTCGGCTTATGTAAGTGAAGTACTTGCTCGTTTTACCTGTCCTCTGTTGCTTTGGACTTTAACCGAACCTATCGTTGATGGGGCTCGCTTGCGACTCAATTCCTTGACAGGGGCCTATTCTGCAGCAAATACCATGATGCTTTTGGGCAGGAATGACTTCTTGTATGTGCTTGGAGGCCCAGAGGATACAAGTGTAATTGCAAAGGTTGGCCAGGCCTTGGCCGCTGTCGGTCTTAGGTACGATCTCAAGGGAATGAAAATGTCTGCTATCGGCCATACCCCCCAGGGGTTTGGCTTTGGTAGGGCCCTGGACAGCGAACTGCTGAAGACCTTCTCTGTCCGGCTTGAAAGTATCGAAGTCAGGGAATTGATGGAGAAGGCCCGTTCCTTCAAGCAGGGGGAGAGCGACCAGTACAAAACGCTTATGGAAGAGAGTACCTGCAACTGTGTGGAATGCCCCCGTGAAAGAATGGAAGATTCTGCCCATCTCATGCATGCCTATATGGATTATGTACAAGAGAATAACATCAAAGCACTGGCTTCCCGATGCTGGCCTGATTTTTTCACTTCCTACGGGACTCCTGTCTGCTCGGTACTTTCTTTGCTCAATGACCAGGGGGTTGCCTCTGTGTGCGAATCAGATATGTATGGAGCCCTATCCCAGTTCGTTGCAAGGAATCTGACAAAGAAAAGCTCTTTCTTCGGGGATCCTGTCTATATGGATGAAGAAGCCGGGACCATAACCTATTGGCATTGTGGCATGGCAGCACCTTCTTTGGCACAAAACAAGTGTGCTTGCATCGGGGTTCATCCCAATCGGAAGATTGGACCGGTCATGGACTTTGCCTGTGCCCCCGAGGAACACGTTACCATCTTCCGTATCGGAAGAAAGATGGATGGTACCTTCAGGCTTTTCTCTACAAAGGGGAGTGCTTTGGATGTCCCCAAGCAATTTTCGGGAACTTCGGTTGTGGTAAAGACTGACCATGATGCAAGGGCCGTTGTGGAAAAAAGTGTAGTCGATGGCTGGGAGCCTCATTTTGTTGTTGCCTATGGCGATATCCAAGAGACCCTCGCTATGTTTGCAAAAATCATGCATATCGAGTTCTGCGCCTATTAA
- a CDS encoding aldose 1-epimerase has product MIVLHTKDSRLVVDEECGFTITSWEYKGIERLVFDRARIAMGKTSGIPILFPTPNRIKEGTFVFEGQRYQGFMHGRVRFERFTVLQQTATTCKGAFCCREGNRVYETFPFLFTLTIEIVLGEKGISWHFEIENQDDKHLPFGIAIHPYLKKLGPSQIKCSAEYVMENDNDLCPLGSLGDSALLQAIDVEETDLDLVFYAKEHAVVTEFFTGGACYRLFGSEDFHHTVIYTPRQEPFVCIEPQSCSTDSINLYSHGFSKLSGLQILSPGEKKKELIAIELGE; this is encoded by the coding sequence ATGATTGTTTTGCATACCAAAGATAGTCGTCTGGTTGTGGATGAGGAATGCGGATTCACCATCACCAGCTGGGAATATAAAGGAATTGAGAGGTTGGTGTTTGACAGAGCACGTATAGCAATGGGTAAAACTAGCGGTATCCCGATTCTTTTTCCGACTCCCAACAGGATAAAAGAAGGTACCTTTGTTTTTGAAGGGCAGCGTTATCAGGGTTTTATGCATGGTAGGGTACGTTTTGAAAGATTTACAGTTCTGCAACAAACTGCAACAACCTGCAAAGGTGCTTTCTGCTGCAGGGAGGGAAATCGAGTGTACGAGACGTTTCCGTTTCTTTTCACCCTGACTATTGAAATTGTACTTGGGGAAAAGGGAATATCCTGGCACTTCGAAATTGAAAACCAGGATGATAAACATCTTCCCTTTGGAATCGCAATCCATCCCTATCTGAAAAAACTGGGGCCTTCACAGATCAAATGCAGTGCTGAATATGTTATGGAAAATGACAACGATCTCTGTCCTTTGGGTTCCTTAGGCGATTCTGCTCTTCTTCAGGCGATAGACGTAGAGGAAACGGATCTGGATTTGGTCTTCTATGCAAAAGAGCATGCCGTTGTTACCGAGTTTTTTACAGGGGGAGCCTGCTATCGCCTTTTTGGGTCCGAGGACTTCCATCATACGGTAATCTATACCCCAAGGCAGGAACCCTTTGTCTGTATTGAACCTCAATCCTGCAGTACCGATTCAATCAATCTGTATTCCCATGGTTTTTCAAAACTGTCAGGGTTGCAGATTCTTTCACCTGGAGAAAAGAAAAAAGAGCTGATAGCTATTGAGCTTGGGGAGTAG
- a CDS encoding tripartite tricarboxylate transporter TctB family protein: MKVRSNLVSGIIFMVLGAALLLLMKSQVIVYGDVPFIESAKVIPFFVEVIMLVCGAILVIQSLFLKKETYVDICWAEQKYALMIIGIFAVFATLIYFAGFIVGAIGFIVMMAFFFRDKNIVHILILAVLAILIYLLFTRVFNISLPGFGEVR, from the coding sequence ATGAAAGTAAGATCTAACTTAGTGAGTGGTATTATTTTTATGGTTCTCGGTGCCGCACTTTTATTATTAATGAAGAGCCAGGTTATTGTGTATGGGGATGTCCCGTTCATCGAAAGTGCTAAGGTTATCCCATTTTTTGTTGAAGTTATCATGCTTGTTTGTGGTGCTATCCTTGTTATACAGAGCTTGTTCTTGAAAAAAGAAACATATGTGGATATTTGTTGGGCAGAACAAAAATATGCTTTGATGATCATTGGAATCTTTGCGGTCTTTGCGACTCTGATCTATTTTGCAGGGTTCATTGTCGGTGCAATTGGATTCATCGTGATGATGGCTTTCTTTTTCAGAGATAAAAATATTGTGCATATACTAATCCTCGCTGTATTGGCAATTCTCATTTATCTATTGTTTACGAGGGTTTTTAATATAAGCTTGCCTGGTTTTGGTGAGGTGAGGTAG
- a CDS encoding tripartite tricarboxylate transporter permease, whose protein sequence is MVDIFGQVAVQLFTLQNLFFAVASVFLGIIIGAIPGLTVTLGIILLLPMTYGMTPITAIVALLGIYVGGCYGGSISAILINIPGTNSALATTLDGYPLAVQGKANKALSTSLFASCVGGFLGSLILLFAAQPIATLAMKCRSPEYFSLALFGLTVIAGVSGDSIVKGLISACVGIFISCIGLESLTGTLRYTFDSMLLFSGVSLLPALIGLIALTQVLIKSVEEKRAVAQASNVNFVEKLNDPPINGAERRSIMKTILKSTGIATIIGAMPGAGGGVASFLSYNEARRSSKHPEEFGKGSLEGIAAAESSNNTVVGSAMIPLLTLGIPGDGVTAILLGAFILHGMQPGPKLFTDQAVETYSIIVGLVICNIILYVLGRLCTKQISRIINISYKILGSAIALFCFAGAFANSGSIYEMILIVPLAIVGYYLGLLGFSVIPMMLGLILGPIVEVNFTRSMIVSFGDPLIFFKEPVSCIILVFALIFTILVMKMNKKMELDNPETEGLSE, encoded by the coding sequence ATGGTAGATATATTTGGACAAGTTGCAGTGCAACTATTTACTTTGCAAAATTTGTTTTTTGCCGTTGCCAGCGTATTTTTAGGCATAATCATCGGTGCAATTCCGGGATTGACGGTTACATTGGGAATAATCCTATTGCTTCCAATGACTTACGGGATGACTCCGATCACGGCAATCGTTGCCCTTTTGGGTATTTATGTCGGAGGATGTTATGGTGGTTCTATCAGTGCAATCCTGATAAATATCCCGGGCACAAACTCAGCCCTTGCGACCACTCTCGACGGCTATCCCCTGGCAGTCCAGGGTAAAGCCAACAAAGCCTTGAGCACCTCTCTTTTTGCTTCTTGTGTTGGTGGTTTCCTTGGTTCCCTGATTCTTCTTTTTGCCGCCCAGCCAATTGCAACCCTTGCAATGAAATGTCGTTCGCCGGAGTATTTTTCCCTGGCTCTTTTCGGTTTGACAGTCATAGCAGGGGTAAGTGGCGATAGTATCGTCAAAGGCCTGATTTCTGCCTGTGTAGGGATTTTTATTTCCTGCATAGGTCTTGAAAGCCTTACCGGTACGCTGCGGTATACCTTCGATTCGATGTTGCTGTTTTCCGGGGTAAGTCTACTCCCTGCATTGATCGGTCTGATTGCCCTGACGCAGGTCCTGATAAAATCAGTGGAAGAAAAGAGGGCTGTTGCACAAGCCTCAAACGTCAATTTCGTTGAGAAACTGAATGACCCACCGATTAACGGAGCTGAACGCCGTTCCATTATGAAAACCATTTTGAAATCGACCGGTATTGCAACCATCATCGGGGCGATGCCTGGTGCAGGTGGTGGAGTAGCCTCCTTCCTCAGCTATAATGAAGCCAGAAGAAGCAGCAAGCATCCGGAAGAATTCGGAAAAGGCTCTCTGGAAGGCATTGCTGCTGCCGAGTCAAGCAATAATACTGTGGTAGGTTCTGCCATGATTCCTTTGCTTACCTTGGGTATCCCAGGCGATGGCGTTACCGCTATCTTGCTCGGCGCTTTCATTTTGCATGGGATGCAGCCGGGACCCAAACTCTTTACTGACCAGGCAGTCGAGACATACTCTATTATAGTGGGATTGGTAATTTGTAATATTATCCTCTATGTACTCGGTAGGCTCTGCACGAAGCAAATTTCAAGAATCATCAATATTTCCTATAAGATTCTTGGTAGTGCCATTGCCCTTTTCTGCTTTGCCGGTGCGTTTGCGAATAGCGGGAGTATCTATGAGATGATTCTCATTGTGCCTCTCGCAATTGTCGGTTACTACCTTGGTTTATTGGGCTTCTCTGTAATCCCGATGATGCTTGGGTTGATCCTTGGTCCAATTGTTGAAGTAAACTTTACAAGGAGCATGATTGTTTCCTTCGGTGATCCCCTGATATTCTTCAAGGAACCTGTAAGCTGTATTATCTTGGTTTTTGCCTTGATCTTTACTATTTTGGTAATGAAGATGAACAAGAAAATGGAACTTGACAATCCTGAAACGGAAGGACTCAGCGAGTAA
- a CDS encoding ABC transporter substrate-binding protein has protein sequence MLRKSKTLAVLLVVLSLVFPLFAQGQTEASTPKEVELRWASIWVGNDSKAPAVEALVNEFNAANAGKIKVVIEPQPDYNAYEQKVRTSLAAGQAPADIFTIKFNPTTATFYQSKLLMDFAKVMDSEWKSTFDAGSLAQSTVDGVLRSLPMEVAILPIWYNMDAFKSVGVTSVPKTMDELMSAFDKLKAAGIAPSSQMTGDTNAWTSMIWFSHLAVSLGGVNVWDKPFTDPAFVQAATILKKVITDYSTADAVGLGAGGSGGHFLAGRTAVFSNGPWYAGRADLAATPFFNSIKIDKLAPAGSTSDFMISRLQANICAASTNDKAKEAAILEFMKYLTSKASIARIAESSGAMFAIKSGYMPVKPLQKQFYELANSVSATSFDLEAALGAEVTLEFAQQLGALALGNITPEEFCALVDRKIER, from the coding sequence ATGTTGCGTAAATCAAAGACACTGGCAGTGTTGCTCGTAGTTCTTTCGTTGGTTTTCCCTCTGTTCGCACAGGGGCAAACCGAAGCATCAACCCCGAAGGAAGTTGAACTTCGATGGGCAAGCATCTGGGTAGGCAATGATAGCAAGGCCCCTGCAGTAGAGGCATTGGTGAATGAATTCAACGCCGCAAATGCAGGAAAAATCAAAGTTGTCATCGAGCCTCAGCCCGATTACAATGCGTATGAACAGAAAGTCCGTACTTCCCTGGCAGCCGGCCAGGCCCCTGCGGATATCTTCACGATCAAATTCAATCCTACAACTGCTACGTTCTACCAGTCAAAATTGCTAATGGACTTCGCAAAAGTAATGGATTCCGAGTGGAAGTCAACCTTTGACGCAGGCTCTTTGGCCCAGTCAACCGTAGATGGTGTTCTCAGATCCCTCCCGATGGAAGTTGCCATTCTGCCCATCTGGTACAACATGGACGCTTTCAAGTCAGTCGGTGTTACCTCAGTACCAAAGACCATGGATGAGTTGATGAGCGCATTCGACAAGCTGAAGGCTGCAGGAATTGCCCCTTCGAGTCAGATGACTGGCGATACAAACGCTTGGACTTCCATGATTTGGTTCTCCCACCTTGCAGTCTCCCTCGGCGGAGTCAATGTCTGGGACAAACCCTTTACTGATCCTGCTTTCGTCCAGGCAGCTACCATCTTGAAGAAGGTAATTACCGATTATTCTACCGCTGATGCAGTAGGCCTCGGTGCAGGTGGAAGCGGCGGGCATTTCCTTGCCGGACGCACTGCCGTGTTCTCCAACGGACCTTGGTATGCCGGTCGTGCAGACCTTGCGGCTACCCCGTTCTTCAATTCGATCAAGATTGACAAGCTTGCCCCTGCCGGGTCAACCTCTGATTTCATGATCAGCCGCCTGCAGGCAAATATCTGTGCAGCCTCAACGAATGACAAGGCTAAAGAAGCAGCTATCCTTGAGTTCATGAAGTATTTGACCAGCAAGGCAAGTATCGCCCGCATTGCAGAATCCTCTGGTGCAATGTTTGCAATCAAGTCCGGTTACATGCCCGTCAAACCGCTCCAGAAGCAGTTCTATGAACTGGCCAATTCTGTTTCTGCAACCTCTTTCGACCTTGAGGCAGCCCTTGGTGCCGAAGTTACCCTTGAGTTTGCCCAGCAGCTTGGTGCCCTTGCCCTGGGGAATATCACCCCTGAAGAATTCTGTGCCCTGGTTGACAGGAAGATTGAACGCTAA
- a CDS encoding ROK family transcriptional regulator, producing the protein MQGNPLRASDLRVHNQNIVLSRIHASQTVGTSQSEIVQATGLKAPTIFRIFSSLEEEGLIRSISNDLEEGALAKKGRRPVNFIVCKDARYSIGIEFWTAYLSIGVFNFLGERIYSSMHPLADRVTADEVVSLIVKQVKEIIEELNIPMEKMLGLGVAAPGQVDLAQNRVAYYPRIVGMKNYPIVEVLQQQLSLPVILHNNCSALAFSEYRYGGFDHDGSMFTFLLRTGVNGAFVHDDVIYTNSKSLTIETGHIPINFDGPRCSCGSRGCLQAFLQDLDPDSVDNRLALFEGLDAKLKDNDLQALRTIERAAGYLVIAMKVIMRFLAPKSFLFVGCSATVSEAICNQVRRLISEPDAFETAPPKIFATSYDPLLAQKGASDLVLVDFFR; encoded by the coding sequence ATGCAAGGAAATCCGCTGAGAGCTTCTGATTTACGAGTGCACAACCAGAATATTGTCTTATCCCGGATTCATGCTTCCCAGACAGTAGGGACATCCCAATCTGAAATAGTCCAGGCTACTGGTTTGAAGGCCCCTACGATTTTCAGGATTTTTTCTTCCTTGGAAGAAGAGGGTCTGATCAGATCGATTTCCAATGACCTCGAAGAGGGGGCCTTGGCTAAAAAGGGAAGGCGCCCAGTCAATTTTATCGTATGTAAGGATGCCCGGTATTCGATCGGGATTGAATTCTGGACCGCCTATCTTTCCATCGGGGTTTTTAATTTTCTGGGAGAACGAATTTACTCGAGCATGCATCCGCTTGCAGATAGGGTAACTGCCGATGAGGTTGTTTCGCTCATCGTCAAGCAAGTCAAGGAAATAATTGAAGAACTGAACATTCCCATGGAGAAAATGCTTGGCCTTGGGGTGGCAGCCCCCGGGCAGGTTGACCTGGCACAAAACCGGGTTGCCTATTATCCTCGTATTGTAGGTATGAAAAATTACCCTATCGTGGAGGTCCTTCAACAACAGCTCTCCCTTCCGGTAATCCTTCACAACAATTGCTCGGCCCTGGCTTTCAGTGAATATCGCTATGGTGGTTTTGACCATGATGGTTCCATGTTTACCTTCCTGTTGAGAACTGGGGTGAACGGGGCCTTTGTCCATGATGATGTTATTTATACCAATAGCAAATCCCTTACCATTGAGACAGGGCATATCCCTATCAATTTTGATGGTCCCCGTTGCAGTTGTGGTTCCCGCGGCTGTCTTCAGGCCTTCCTGCAGGACCTCGATCCAGATTCTGTGGACAACCGCCTGGCTTTGTTCGAAGGGCTGGATGCAAAACTGAAGGATAATGATTTGCAGGCGCTGAGGACTATTGAACGGGCTGCAGGATATCTTGTAATTGCCATGAAAGTAATCATGCGGTTCCTTGCTCCGAAATCATTCCTTTTTGTTGGTTGCTCAGCTACGGTTTCGGAAGCGATCTGTAATCAGGTGCGACGTTTGATTTCTGAACCGGACGCTTTTGAAACTGCCCCCCCTAAAATATTTGCTACCTCATACGATCCTTTGCTCGCACAAAAAGGCGCCTCTGATTTGGTTTTGGTAGATTTCTTCAGGTAG